A DNA window from Bradyrhizobium barranii subsp. barranii contains the following coding sequences:
- a CDS encoding DsbE family thiol:disulfide interchange protein yields the protein MSDQPTSAPPQRRTFLMVLPLIAFIALALLFWFRLGSGDPSRIPSALIGRPAPQTALPPLEGLQAENSQVPGLDPAAFKGKVSLVNVWASWCVPCHDEAPLLTELAKDKRFQLVGINYKDAADNARRFLGRYGNPFGRVGVDANGRASIEWGVYGVPETFVVGREGTIVYKLVGPITPDNLRTVLLPQMEKALKAGS from the coding sequence ATGAGCGATCAACCGACTTCCGCTCCGCCGCAGCGCCGCACCTTCCTGATGGTGCTGCCGCTGATCGCCTTCATCGCCCTGGCGCTGCTGTTCTGGTTCCGGCTCGGCAGCGGCGATCCCTCGCGGATTCCCTCCGCGCTGATCGGCCGGCCGGCGCCGCAGACCGCGCTGCCGCCGCTCGAGGGATTGCAGGCCGAAAATTCGCAGGTGCCGGGCCTCGATCCCGCCGCGTTCAAGGGCAAGGTCAGCCTCGTCAATGTCTGGGCGTCCTGGTGCGTGCCCTGCCATGACGAGGCGCCGCTCCTGACCGAGCTCGCCAAGGACAAGCGCTTCCAGCTCGTCGGCATCAACTACAAGGACGCGGCCGACAACGCGCGCCGTTTCCTCGGCCGCTACGGCAACCCGTTCGGCCGCGTCGGCGTGGATGCCAACGGCCGCGCCTCGATCGAATGGGGCGTCTATGGCGTGCCGGAGACGTTCGTCGTCGGGCGCGAAGGCACCATCGTCTACAAGCTGGTCGGACCGATCACGCCGGACAATTTGCGCACGGTGTTGTTGCCGCAGATGGAGAAGGCGTTGAAGGCGGGGAGCTGA
- the ccmD gene encoding heme exporter protein CcmD has protein sequence MTMSLGPYASFIVTSYAAAALVVVILIGWIVLDYRSQTERLRELDRSGVTRRSGRSATDTP, from the coding sequence ATGACGATGTCACTTGGTCCCTACGCGTCCTTCATCGTGACGTCCTATGCCGCAGCCGCGCTCGTCGTCGTGATCCTGATCGGCTGGATCGTGCTCGACTATCGCAGCCAGACCGAGCGCCTGCGCGAGCTCGACCGCAGCGGCGTCACCCGCCGCTCCGGACGCAGCGCAACGGACACGCCGTGA
- a CDS encoding heme ABC transporter permease — protein MTLIDLANPTRFLALTARVLPWLVAATVILLTIGLYQSALAPDDYQQGATVKIMFIHVPNAWLSMFVWGVMSIASLGTLVWRHPLADVAAKAAAPIGAAFTFLALLTGSLWGRPMWGTYWEWDARLTSVLILFLMYLGLMALWRAVEDPSRAARAAAVLTLVGAINLPIIKFSVDWWNTLHQPASVMRMGGSTLDKSFLIPLLLMAIAFTLLFVTLHLAAMRNEILRRRVRSLQMMQASQKAA, from the coding sequence ATGACGCTGATCGATCTCGCCAATCCGACACGGTTCCTCGCGCTGACGGCGCGGGTGTTGCCGTGGCTTGTGGCCGCGACCGTCATCCTGCTCACCATCGGCCTCTACCAGTCCGCTCTCGCGCCCGACGACTACCAGCAGGGCGCGACGGTGAAGATCATGTTCATCCACGTGCCCAACGCCTGGCTGTCGATGTTCGTCTGGGGCGTGATGAGCATCGCCTCATTGGGCACGCTGGTGTGGCGGCATCCGCTCGCCGACGTCGCCGCCAAAGCCGCCGCGCCGATCGGCGCCGCCTTCACCTTCCTCGCGCTGCTCACGGGATCGCTGTGGGGCCGGCCGATGTGGGGCACCTATTGGGAATGGGACGCGCGGCTGACCTCGGTGCTGATCCTCTTCCTGATGTATCTCGGCCTGATGGCGCTGTGGCGCGCGGTCGAGGATCCCTCGCGCGCGGCGCGCGCCGCCGCGGTGCTGACGCTGGTCGGCGCGATCAACCTGCCGATCATCAAATTCTCGGTCGATTGGTGGAACACGCTGCACCAGCCGGCGTCGGTGATGCGCATGGGCGGCTCGACGCTCGACAAATCGTTCCTGATCCCGCTGCTGCTGATGGCCATCGCGTTCACGCTGCTGTTCGTCACGTTGCACCTGGCGGCGATGCGCAACGAGATCTTGCGCCGCCGCGTCCGCTCCTTGCAGATGATGCAAGCGAGCCAGAAGGCCGCATGA
- the ccmB gene encoding heme exporter protein CcmB yields the protein MTALSALIRRDIRIALRVGGGALIGVLFFLTVVVLMPFAVGPDLALLSRLGPAILWLGALLASLLTLDRLFMADHEDGSLDLITMSRTPLELACAAKALAHWLAAGLPLIVATPVLGLLLNLDMVATGAVALTLLAGTPALTFTGMIGAALAVTLHRGGLLMAVLVLPLSIPVLIFGVAASQAVIVGPMTFGAPFSILCALSLVSLVIGPFAAAASLRHGLD from the coding sequence ATGACCGCCCTGTCCGCCCTCATCCGCCGGGATATCCGGATCGCGCTCCGCGTCGGCGGCGGGGCGCTGATCGGCGTGCTGTTCTTCCTGACCGTGGTGGTGCTGATGCCGTTCGCGGTGGGGCCGGATCTGGCGCTGCTGTCGCGGCTCGGGCCGGCGATCCTGTGGCTAGGCGCGCTGCTGGCGAGCCTGCTCACCCTGGACCGGCTGTTCATGGCCGACCACGAGGACGGCTCGCTCGACCTGATCACGATGAGCCGGACGCCGCTGGAACTCGCCTGCGCCGCCAAGGCGCTGGCGCATTGGCTGGCCGCGGGCCTGCCACTGATTGTCGCAACCCCCGTGCTCGGCCTGCTGCTCAACCTCGACATGGTCGCGACCGGGGCGGTGGCGCTGACGCTCCTGGCCGGTACGCCGGCGCTGACCTTCACCGGCATGATCGGCGCGGCGCTGGCGGTGACGCTGCACCGGGGCGGACTGTTGATGGCCGTGCTGGTGCTGCCGCTGTCGATCCCGGTGCTGATTTTCGGCGTCGCGGCCTCGCAGGCCGTGATCGTCGGTCCCATGACGTTCGGCGCGCCGTTCTCGATCCTGTGCGCGCTGTCGCTGGTCAGCCTCGTCATCGGCCCTTTCGCGGCGGCGGCGAGCCTGCGCCATGGTCTCGATTGA
- the ccmA gene encoding heme ABC exporter ATP-binding protein CcmA, with amino-acid sequence MQLSGRGVVCVRGGREVFSGLDFEAVSGEAVAVVGRNGSGKTSLLRLIAGLLIPAGGTIALAGGDAELTLPEQCHYLGHRDALKPALSVAENLSFWADFLGGERSDAAKSLAIVGLDHATHLPAAFLSAGQRRRLSLARLLTVHRPVWLLDEPTTALDVAGQGMFEGLMREHLGRGGLIIAATHAPLGIDSRELRIGEMA; translated from the coding sequence ATGCAGCTGTCCGGACGCGGGGTCGTCTGCGTGCGCGGCGGCCGCGAGGTGTTCTCCGGGCTCGATTTCGAGGCGGTCTCGGGCGAGGCCGTGGCGGTCGTGGGCCGCAACGGCTCGGGCAAGACCTCGCTGCTGCGGCTGATCGCGGGCCTGCTGATTCCGGCCGGCGGGACAATCGCGCTCGCCGGCGGCGACGCCGAGCTGACGCTGCCGGAGCAGTGCCACTATCTCGGCCATCGCGACGCCCTGAAGCCGGCGCTGAGCGTGGCGGAAAACCTGTCATTCTGGGCTGATTTTCTGGGCGGCGAGCGCAGTGATGCGGCCAAGAGCCTCGCCATCGTCGGGCTCGATCACGCCACTCACCTGCCCGCGGCCTTCCTGTCCGCCGGCCAGCGCCGCCGCCTGTCGCTGGCCCGGCTGCTGACGGTGCACCGCCCGGTCTGGCTGCTGGACGAGCCGACCACGGCGCTGGACGTGGCCGGCCAGGGCATGTTCGAGGGCCTGATGCGGGAGCATCTCGGCCGAGGCGGCCTGATCATCGCGGCGACGCATGCGCCGCTGGGCATCGATTCGCGGGAGCTGAGGATTGGGGAAATGGCATGA
- the acnA gene encoding aconitate hydratase AcnA — MTSLDSFKCKKTLKVGAKTYVYYSLPTAEKNGLKGISKLPYSMKVLLENLLRNEDGRTVKKEDIVAVSKWLRKKSLEHEIAFRPARVLMQDFTGVPAVVDLAAMRNAMQKLGGDAEKINPLVPVDLVIDHSVIVNFFGDNKAFGKNVTEEYKQNQERYEFLKWGQKAFSNFSVVPPGTGICHQVNLEYLSQTVWTKKEKMTVGKKTGTFEVAYPDSLVGTDSHTTMVNGLAVLGWGVGGIEAEACMLGQPLSMLLPTVVGFKLKGAMKEGVTATDLVLTVTQMLRKLGVVGKFVEFFGPGLDHLSVADKATIANMAPEYGATCGFFPVDAAALDYLKTSGRAPARVALVQAYAKAQGLFRTAKSADPVFTETLTLDLGDVVPSMAGPKRPEGRIALPSVAEGFSLALGTEYKKTDEPGKRFAVDGKNFEIGHGDVVIAAITSCTNTSNPSVLIGAGLLARNAAAKGLKAKPWVKTSLAPGSQVVAAYLADSGLQADLDKVGFNLVGFGCTTCIGNSGPLPEEISKSINDNGIVAAAVLSGNRNFEGRVSPDVQANYLASPPLVVAHALAGSVTKNLAVEPLGEGKDGKPVYLKDIWPTTKEINAFMKKFVTASIFKKKYADVFKGDTNWRKIKTVESETYRWNMSSTYVQNPPYFDGMKKEPEPVTDIIEARILAMFGDKITTDHISPAGSIKLTSPAGKYLSEHQVRPADFNQYGTRRGNHEVMMRGTFANIRIKNFMLKGADGNIPEGGLTKHWPDGEQMSIYDAAMKYQQEQVPLVVFAGAEYGNGSSRDWAAKGTRLLGVRAVICQSFERIHRSNLVGMGVLPLTFEEGTSWSSLGLKGDEKVTLRGLVGDLKPRQKLTAEIVSGDGSLQRVSLLCRIDTLDELDYYRNGGILHYVLRKLAA; from the coding sequence ATGACCTCGCTCGACAGCTTCAAATGCAAAAAGACCCTCAAGGTCGGCGCCAAGACCTATGTCTATTACAGCCTGCCCACGGCCGAGAAGAATGGTCTGAAGGGAATTTCGAAACTCCCCTATTCGATGAAGGTTCTGCTCGAGAACCTCCTGCGCAACGAGGACGGCCGCACGGTCAAGAAGGAAGACATCGTGGCGGTGTCGAAGTGGCTGCGCAAGAAGTCGCTGGAGCATGAGATCGCATTCCGCCCGGCCCGCGTGCTGATGCAGGATTTCACCGGCGTGCCGGCCGTGGTCGACCTCGCCGCGATGCGCAACGCGATGCAGAAGCTCGGCGGCGATGCCGAGAAGATCAATCCGCTGGTGCCGGTCGACCTCGTCATCGACCACTCCGTGATCGTGAATTTCTTCGGCGACAACAAGGCCTTCGGCAAGAACGTCACCGAGGAATACAAGCAGAACCAGGAGCGCTACGAGTTCCTGAAGTGGGGCCAGAAGGCGTTCTCGAACTTCTCGGTCGTGCCGCCCGGCACCGGCATCTGCCATCAGGTCAATCTCGAATATCTCTCCCAGACGGTCTGGACCAAGAAGGAGAAGATGACGGTCGGCAAGAAGACCGGCACCTTCGAGGTCGCCTATCCCGACTCGCTCGTCGGCACCGACTCCCACACCACCATGGTCAACGGTCTCGCCGTGCTCGGCTGGGGCGTCGGCGGCATCGAGGCGGAAGCCTGCATGCTCGGCCAGCCGCTGTCGATGCTGCTGCCCACCGTCGTCGGCTTCAAGCTGAAGGGCGCGATGAAGGAAGGCGTCACCGCGACCGACCTCGTGCTGACCGTGACGCAGATGCTGCGCAAGCTCGGCGTGGTCGGCAAGTTCGTCGAGTTCTTCGGTCCCGGCCTTGATCACCTGTCCGTCGCCGACAAGGCGACCATCGCCAACATGGCGCCGGAATATGGCGCGACCTGCGGCTTCTTCCCGGTCGACGCTGCTGCGCTCGATTACCTCAAGACCTCCGGCCGCGCTCCGGCGCGCGTCGCGCTGGTGCAGGCCTATGCCAAGGCGCAGGGCCTGTTCCGCACCGCCAAGTCGGCCGATCCGGTGTTCACGGAAACGCTGACCCTCGACCTCGGCGACGTCGTTCCCTCGATGGCCGGTCCGAAGCGTCCCGAAGGCCGCATCGCGCTGCCGTCGGTCGCCGAAGGCTTTTCGCTCGCGCTCGGCACCGAGTACAAGAAGACCGACGAGCCCGGGAAGCGCTTTGCCGTCGACGGCAAGAACTTCGAGATCGGTCATGGCGACGTCGTGATCGCCGCCATCACCTCCTGCACCAACACCTCGAATCCGAGCGTCTTGATCGGCGCCGGCCTGCTTGCGCGCAACGCTGCCGCCAAGGGCCTCAAGGCAAAACCGTGGGTGAAGACATCGCTCGCGCCGGGCAGCCAGGTGGTCGCGGCCTATCTCGCCGATTCCGGTCTGCAGGCCGATCTCGACAAGGTCGGCTTCAACCTGGTCGGCTTCGGCTGCACCACCTGCATCGGCAATTCCGGTCCGCTGCCCGAGGAGATCTCGAAGTCGATCAACGACAACGGCATCGTCGCGGCCGCCGTGCTCTCCGGCAACCGCAACTTCGAAGGCCGCGTCTCGCCGGACGTGCAGGCGAACTATCTCGCTTCGCCCCCGCTGGTCGTCGCCCACGCGCTCGCAGGCAGCGTCACCAAGAACCTCGCCGTCGAGCCGCTCGGTGAAGGCAAGGACGGCAAGCCGGTGTACCTCAAGGACATCTGGCCGACGACGAAGGAGATCAACGCCTTCATGAAGAAGTTCGTGACCGCGTCGATCTTCAAGAAGAAGTATGCCGACGTGTTCAAGGGCGACACCAACTGGCGCAAGATCAAGACGGTCGAGAGCGAGACCTATCGCTGGAACATGAGCTCGACCTATGTGCAGAACCCGCCCTATTTCGATGGCATGAAGAAGGAGCCGGAGCCGGTCACCGACATCATCGAGGCGCGCATCCTCGCCATGTTCGGCGACAAGATCACCACCGACCACATCTCGCCGGCCGGTTCGATCAAGCTCACCTCGCCCGCCGGCAAATATCTAAGCGAACACCAGGTGCGTCCGGCCGACTTCAACCAGTACGGCACGCGTCGCGGCAACCATGAAGTGATGATGCGCGGCACCTTCGCCAACATCCGCATCAAGAACTTCATGCTGAAGGGCGCTGACGGAAATATCCCGGAAGGCGGTCTCACCAAGCACTGGCCCGACGGCGAGCAGATGTCGATCTACGACGCCGCGATGAAGTACCAGCAGGAGCAGGTGCCGCTGGTGGTGTTCGCCGGCGCCGAATACGGCAACGGTTCCTCGCGCGACTGGGCTGCGAAGGGCACGCGCCTGCTCGGCGTCCGCGCCGTGATCTGCCAGAGCTTCGAGCGTATCCACCGCTCCAACCTGGTCGGCATGGGCGTGCTGCCGCTGACCTTCGAAGAGGGCACCTCCTGGTCGTCGCTCGGCCTGAAGGGCGACGAGAAGGTCACGCTGCGCGGCCTGGTCGGCGACCTGAAGCCGCGTCAGAAGCTGACCGCGGAGATCGTCTCCGGCGACGGTTCGTTGCAGCGGGTTTCGCTGCTTTGCCGCATCGATACGCTGGATGAGCTCGATTACTACCGGAACGGCGGCATTCTGCACTACGTGCTGCGCAAGCTCGCGGCCTAA
- a CDS encoding DUF1223 domain-containing protein → MTAMMASNLVSRWSGALWSGALGICAIVAVIRPAEADPRAVVELFTSQGCSSCPPADQVIGDLSNDPSIIALSMPIDYWDYLGWKDTLADSRFSARQRAYSRMRGDREVYTPQVVVNGSTHVIGSDRAGIESAIGKTDNGAGVMSVPVTMSLAGKQINVSVAASKESAVSHGEVWICSITKSVPIAISRGENRGQQITYHNVVRNLLKVGDWNGRPESWTVPLENLTRDGVDGAVVYVQDGSREKPGAMLGAAYTSLH, encoded by the coding sequence ATGACTGCAATGATGGCTTCTAATCTGGTTTCGCGCTGGTCCGGTGCACTCTGGTCGGGAGCACTTGGTATCTGCGCCATCGTCGCCGTCATCCGTCCCGCCGAGGCTGATCCTCGCGCCGTAGTCGAGCTCTTCACATCGCAGGGGTGCTCCTCCTGCCCGCCCGCCGACCAGGTCATCGGCGATCTCTCCAACGACCCGTCGATCATCGCGCTGAGCATGCCGATCGACTATTGGGATTATCTCGGCTGGAAGGACACGCTTGCGGATTCGCGCTTCTCGGCGCGGCAGCGCGCCTATTCGCGCATGCGCGGCGACCGCGAGGTCTATACGCCGCAAGTCGTGGTCAACGGTTCGACGCATGTCATCGGCAGCGATCGCGCCGGCATCGAGAGCGCGATCGGCAAGACCGACAACGGCGCAGGCGTAATGAGCGTGCCGGTGACGATGTCGCTTGCAGGCAAGCAGATCAACGTGTCGGTGGCGGCGAGCAAGGAGTCGGCGGTCTCGCACGGTGAGGTCTGGATCTGCTCGATCACGAAATCGGTGCCGATCGCAATCAGCCGCGGCGAAAATCGCGGACAGCAGATCACCTATCACAACGTCGTGCGCAACCTGCTCAAGGTCGGCGACTGGAACGGGCGTCCGGAAAGCTGGACGGTGCCGTTGGAAAATCTCACGCGCGACGGCGTCGACGGCGCTGTGGTCTATGTCCAGGACGGCAGCCGTGAGAAGCCGGGTGCGATGCTCGGCGCAGCGTACACGTCGCTGCACTAG
- a CDS encoding DUF2794 domain-containing protein, producing MSLTPEDADPSEQRAVARPTAANAQPNRVTFNRLELNRILNLYGRMVADGEWRDYAIDFLKDRAVFSVFRRASEVPIYRIEKDPRLARKQGMYSVISATGLILRRGHELERVLLVIDRKLAVV from the coding sequence ATGAGTCTGACGCCGGAGGATGCCGATCCGAGCGAGCAGCGCGCAGTGGCGCGCCCCACCGCTGCGAATGCCCAACCCAACCGGGTGACATTCAACCGGCTGGAACTGAACCGCATCCTCAACCTCTACGGCCGCATGGTCGCCGACGGCGAGTGGCGCGACTATGCCATCGACTTCCTGAAGGACCGCGCGGTGTTCTCGGTCTTCCGCCGCGCCTCGGAAGTGCCGATCTATCGCATCGAGAAGGACCCGCGGCTGGCGCGCAAGCAGGGCATGTACAGTGTGATCTCGGCGACTGGCCTGATCCTGCGCCGCGGCCATGAGCTCGAGCGCGTGCTGCTGGTGATCGATCGCAAGTTGGCGGTGGTTTAG
- a CDS encoding GNAT family N-acetyltransferase, with protein sequence MSAPEIRPAIEADLPAITAIYKQAVREGTATFELAPPDLAEMTRRYRALIDGGYPYFVAILDRSVAGYAYAGAYRPRPAYRFTVENSIYLDPAFHRRGIGSLLLERLITECEARGFRQMIAVIGDSANAGSIGVHTRGGFKMIGTHPNVGLKFGRWLDTVMMQRDLGEGASTVPK encoded by the coding sequence ATGTCCGCACCTGAGATCAGGCCCGCCATTGAGGCCGACCTTCCCGCCATCACCGCCATCTACAAGCAGGCCGTCCGCGAGGGCACCGCGACATTCGAGCTGGCGCCGCCGGATCTGGCCGAGATGACGCGCCGCTACCGCGCGCTGATCGACGGCGGCTATCCCTATTTCGTCGCCATCCTCGATCGTAGCGTCGCCGGCTATGCCTATGCCGGCGCCTACCGGCCGCGGCCGGCCTACCGCTTCACGGTCGAGAACTCGATCTATCTCGATCCCGCGTTCCACCGCCGCGGCATCGGCTCGTTGCTGCTGGAGCGGCTGATCACCGAATGCGAGGCGCGCGGCTTCCGCCAGATGATCGCGGTGATCGGCGATTCCGCCAATGCCGGTTCGATCGGCGTGCACACGCGCGGCGGTTTCAAGATGATCGGCACGCATCCCAATGTTGGCCTGAAATTCGGCCGCTGGCTCGACACGGTGATGATGCAGCGGGATCTGGGCGAGGGCGCGAGCACGGTGCCGAAATAG
- a CDS encoding Bax inhibitor-1/YccA family protein, producing MSDLDRNYASPFGRAAGRVDAATVDAGLRAYMLRIYNYMSIGLAITGLAALGVYMAAVTDVPTPEAVRVGKLFLTPFGYAMFVSPLKWLFMLAPLAMVFVISAGINRLAPSTAQILFWVFAALMGISLSSIFLVFTHTSIVRVFFITAATFGALSLYGYTTKRDLTGMGSFLFMGLIGIIIASLVNLFLASTMLQFIVSVVGVLVFAGLTAWDTQRLKNDYIYGYASAGGDIAERAAITGALSLYLNFINLFTLLLQLLGQRD from the coding sequence ATGTCGGACCTAGACCGTAACTACGCTTCTCCTTTCGGCAGGGCCGCCGGGCGTGTTGACGCCGCGACGGTCGATGCCGGCCTGCGCGCCTATATGCTGCGCATCTACAATTACATGAGCATCGGCCTCGCCATCACCGGCCTGGCCGCGCTCGGCGTCTATATGGCCGCCGTGACCGACGTTCCGACCCCGGAAGCCGTCCGCGTCGGCAAGCTGTTCCTGACGCCGTTCGGCTACGCGATGTTCGTCAGCCCCCTGAAGTGGCTGTTCATGCTCGCGCCGCTCGCGATGGTGTTCGTGATCTCGGCGGGCATCAACCGTCTCGCCCCCTCGACCGCGCAGATCCTGTTCTGGGTGTTCGCGGCGCTGATGGGCATCTCGCTGTCCTCGATCTTCCTGGTGTTCACGCACACCTCGATCGTGCGGGTGTTCTTCATCACCGCGGCCACGTTTGGCGCGCTGAGCCTCTACGGCTACACCACCAAGCGTGATCTGACCGGGATGGGCTCGTTCCTGTTCATGGGCCTGATCGGCATCATCATCGCGAGCCTGGTCAACCTGTTCCTGGCGAGCACGATGCTGCAGTTCATCGTCTCGGTGGTGGGCGTGCTGGTGTTCGCGGGCCTCACCGCCTGGGATACCCAGCGGCTGAAGAACGACTACATCTACGGCTACGCCTCGGCCGGCGGTGACATCGCAGAGCGTGCGGCCATCACCGGCGCACTGTCGCTGTACCTGAACTTCATCAACCTGTTCACGCTGCTCCTGCAGCTTCTCGGCCAGCGCGACTAA
- a CDS encoding ABC transporter permease, translated as MSIAAEPFAKPNGVALSLRYALRELRGGLRGFYVFIACIALGVMAIAGVGSVSASLSDGLAREGRTLLGGDVSFVLFQREAKPEEVSFLRSRGTVSTAATLRGMARSADGQLALVEMKAVDDTYPMLGQLTLAPPLPMSDLLAERDGAFGAAADPTLLARLSLKTGDRVTIGSATFQIRSTVEAEPDKLAGGIGFGPRFLISEAGLRATGLIQPGSLVRWVYRVKLPDTGNSERATDAFIADARNAAPQAGWEIRSRSNASPQLERNINRFTQFLTLVGLAALLVGGVGVANAVKSHIDRRLEVIAAFKAVGATGRDVFGIYLAQVLLLAGIGSVIGLALGAAMPFAIVGLFGKLLPLPVVPAVHADELALSFVYGLLTALAFGLWPLGRVHDVPVAALFRDTISSEWHRPRWSYVVFMAVVIALLIAVVIGLSFDKRIAAVFVASSVVVFALLRGIAALLMTIARRLPRTRLPMLRLAIANIHRPGALTPSVVLSLGLGLAVLVTITQIDGNLRRQFLAALPEHAPSFFFIDIPSTQAEQFDGYLRRIAPGAKVEDVPMLRGRIVAARGVRAEDLKPTTDSEWVLQSDRGLTYTAELPKGSKVVEGEWWSADYSGPLLVSMEKKIADGLGLKLGDEIVVNVLGRDIPAKIGNLRTIDWQGMGINFVLVFSPNAFKGAPHTHIATLTEAGGTAAGDGKIIRQVADTYPMVTSVRVREVMETVGSVVTNLALAIRGASAVTLISAILVLGGALAAGHRHRVYDAVILKTLGATRLRLLGAYALEYLLIGLATAVFGVIAGSVAAWMIVTRLMTLSFVWQAGSAAGVVAAALVVTVGLGLAGTLLALNKKPATVLRNL; from the coding sequence ATGAGCATCGCGGCCGAACCGTTCGCGAAACCCAACGGCGTCGCGCTGTCGCTGCGCTACGCGCTGCGCGAATTGCGCGGAGGCCTGCGCGGCTTCTATGTCTTCATCGCCTGCATCGCGCTCGGCGTGATGGCCATCGCCGGCGTCGGCTCCGTCTCGGCGAGCCTTAGCGACGGTCTCGCGCGCGAGGGCCGCACGCTGCTCGGCGGCGACGTCTCCTTCGTGCTGTTCCAGCGCGAGGCGAAGCCCGAGGAAGTGTCCTTCCTGCGCTCGCGCGGCACGGTCTCGACAGCCGCGACCTTGCGCGGCATGGCGCGCTCCGCCGACGGCCAGCTCGCGCTGGTCGAGATGAAGGCGGTCGACGACACCTATCCGATGCTGGGTCAGCTGACGCTGGCGCCGCCGCTGCCGATGTCCGACCTGCTCGCGGAGCGCGACGGCGCGTTCGGTGCCGCCGCCGATCCGACGCTGTTGGCGCGGCTGTCGCTGAAGACCGGCGACCGCGTCACCATCGGAAGCGCAACGTTCCAGATCCGCAGCACCGTCGAAGCCGAGCCGGACAAGCTCGCCGGCGGCATCGGTTTCGGGCCGCGCTTCCTGATCAGCGAGGCGGGCCTGCGCGCCACCGGCCTGATCCAGCCCGGCAGCCTGGTGCGCTGGGTCTACCGGGTGAAGCTGCCTGACACCGGCAACAGCGAGCGCGCCACCGACGCCTTCATCGCGGACGCGCGCAACGCTGCGCCGCAGGCCGGCTGGGAGATCCGCAGCCGCTCCAATGCCTCGCCGCAGCTGGAGCGCAACATCAACCGCTTCACGCAATTTTTGACGCTGGTCGGCCTCGCCGCGCTCCTGGTCGGCGGCGTCGGCGTCGCCAATGCCGTCAAGAGCCATATCGACCGCCGGCTCGAGGTCATCGCGGCCTTCAAGGCGGTCGGCGCCACCGGCCGCGACGTGTTCGGTATCTATCTGGCGCAGGTCCTCCTGCTGGCGGGAATTGGCTCGGTGATCGGCCTTGCGCTCGGCGCCGCCATGCCGTTCGCCATCGTCGGCCTGTTCGGAAAACTGCTGCCGCTGCCGGTGGTGCCGGCCGTACATGCCGACGAGCTCGCGCTGTCCTTCGTCTACGGCCTGCTCACGGCGCTCGCCTTCGGCCTGTGGCCACTCGGGCGGGTACACGACGTGCCGGTCGCGGCGCTGTTCCGCGACACCATCAGCTCCGAATGGCACCGGCCGCGCTGGAGCTATGTGGTGTTCATGGCCGTCGTGATCGCGCTGCTGATCGCGGTCGTGATCGGATTGTCCTTCGACAAGCGCATTGCCGCGGTGTTCGTGGCCTCCTCCGTCGTCGTGTTCGCCCTGCTCCGCGGCATCGCCGCCCTGCTGATGACGATCGCGCGCCGGCTGCCGCGCACGCGCCTGCCGATGCTGCGGCTGGCGATCGCCAACATCCACCGGCCCGGCGCGCTGACGCCCTCCGTCGTGCTGTCGCTCGGGCTCGGGCTCGCCGTGCTCGTCACCATCACCCAGATCGACGGCAATCTGCGCCGGCAGTTCCTTGCGGCCCTCCCCGAGCACGCGCCGTCGTTCTTCTTCATCGACATCCCGAGCACGCAGGCCGAGCAGTTCGACGGCTATCTGCGCCGGATCGCGCCGGGCGCAAAGGTCGAGGACGTGCCGATGCTGCGCGGCCGCATCGTCGCCGCGCGCGGCGTGCGTGCCGAGGACCTCAAGCCCACCACCGATTCCGAATGGGTGCTGCAAAGCGACCGCGGCCTGACCTATACCGCCGAATTGCCGAAGGGTTCCAAGGTGGTCGAGGGCGAATGGTGGAGCGCCGACTATTCCGGCCCGCTGCTGGTCTCGATGGAGAAGAAGATCGCCGACGGGCTCGGCCTCAAGCTCGGCGACGAGATCGTGGTCAACGTGCTCGGCCGCGACATCCCGGCCAAAATCGGCAATCTGCGCACCATCGACTGGCAGGGCATGGGCATCAATTTCGTGCTGGTGTTCTCGCCCAACGCCTTCAAGGGCGCGCCGCACACCCATATCGCGACACTCACCGAGGCCGGCGGCACTGCGGCCGGCGACGGCAAGATCATCAGGCAAGTCGCCGACACCTATCCGATGGTGACGAGCGTGCGCGTGCGCGAGGTGATGGAGACGGTCGGCTCGGTCGTGACCAATCTGGCGCTCGCGATCCGCGGCGCCAGCGCGGTGACCCTGATCTCGGCGATCCTGGTGCTGGGCGGCGCGCTCGCCGCCGGCCACCGCCACCGGGTCTACGATGCGGTGATCCTCAAGACCCTCGGCGCGACCCGGCTGCGGCTGCTCGGCGCCTATGCCCTCGAATACCTGCTGATCGGACTTGCCACCGCGGTGTTCGGCGTGATCGCCGGCAGCGTCGCGGCCTGGATGATCGTGACGCGGCTGATGACGCTAAGTTTCGTCTGGCAGGCCGGCAGCGCGGCCGGCGTGGTCGCGGCGGCCCTGGTGGTCACGGTCGGACTTGGCCTCGCTGGGACGCTGCTGGCATTGAACAAAAAGCCCGCCACGGTGTTGCGGAATTTGTGA